Proteins encoded in a region of the Candidatus Zixiibacteriota bacterium genome:
- a CDS encoding SO_0444 family Cu/Zn efflux transporter: MNWMLWIAQAAKETWHVALMMAPYIVLGLTAAIVVLVVFPSDRIHRLIGKPGFVSNLKAALAGIPLPLCSCGVLPTALTMKRRGASRGSVVSFLVSTPETGVDSIAVTYALINPLMTILRPAAALVSALTTGLAVDRFSGSQQSESGGDHIVRCIVCHEAECATGHGWPERVRSAARYVAFDFFPDIANWLAIGLVLSGVLAVWLPDQFFGATSAWGQMALVIIAGVPLYICASASTPIAAVLLAKGMMPGAVLVFLLVGPATNVAALAVIARELGRRTTAVYITALIVISVLIGWIVNAGFGAWDWTPNVDTALSEESATVLNWLGVIVLIAAFLATWLRRLVRVRRHSTATA, translated from the coding sequence ATGAACTGGATGCTCTGGATCGCGCAGGCGGCGAAAGAGACGTGGCATGTCGCGCTCATGATGGCCCCGTACATCGTGCTGGGGTTGACGGCGGCGATTGTCGTGTTGGTGGTCTTTCCGTCGGATCGCATCCATCGCTTGATCGGCAAGCCCGGATTCGTCTCCAACCTCAAAGCCGCGCTGGCCGGAATACCGCTGCCTTTGTGTTCGTGCGGTGTCTTGCCGACGGCGCTGACCATGAAACGCCGTGGCGCTTCGCGGGGCTCGGTCGTGTCGTTTCTGGTGTCGACGCCGGAGACCGGGGTCGATTCGATTGCGGTGACCTACGCACTGATCAACCCCCTGATGACGATTCTGCGCCCGGCGGCTGCGCTGGTGTCGGCGCTGACGACCGGCTTGGCGGTCGATCGATTCTCCGGCAGTCAACAATCCGAATCCGGGGGCGATCATATCGTGCGCTGCATCGTTTGTCACGAGGCCGAATGCGCCACGGGGCACGGATGGCCTGAGCGCGTCCGCTCGGCGGCGCGATATGTCGCGTTCGACTTCTTCCCGGACATCGCCAACTGGCTGGCGATCGGGCTGGTGCTATCCGGTGTGCTGGCGGTCTGGCTGCCCGATCAGTTTTTCGGCGCGACCTCGGCGTGGGGTCAGATGGCGCTCGTGATAATTGCCGGCGTGCCTTTGTATATCTGCGCGTCGGCTTCGACACCGATCGCGGCGGTGCTGTTGGCCAAGGGCATGATGCCCGGCGCGGTGCTGGTGTTCCTGTTGGTCGGTCCGGCCACGAATGTCGCAGCGCTCGCGGTCATCGCGCGAGAACTGGGGCGACGCACGACGGCGGTCTACATCACGGCGCTGATCGTCATCAGTGTCCTTATCGGGTGGATCGTGAATGCCGGTTTTGGTGCTTGGGATTGGACACCCAATGTGGACACGGCTCTGTCGGAAGAGTCCGCGACCGTATTGAACTGGCTCGGTGTCATCGTGCTGATCGCGGCCTTCCTCGCGACCTGGTTGCGGCGCCTCGTGCGCGTACGGCGTCATTCGACCGCGACAGCGTAA
- the rpmF gene encoding 50S ribosomal protein L32 produces MPLPKRRHSRTRGLKRRTHWKLQVPNLGPCPQCGTMRQPHIVCPHCGHYNGRSVINVDAS; encoded by the coding sequence ATGCCATTACCGAAGAGACGTCACTCCAGAACGCGCGGGCTCAAGCGGCGCACGCACTGGAAGCTGCAGGTCCCGAACCTCGGGCCGTGTCCGCAATGCGGAACGATGCGTCAACCGCACATCGTTTGCCCGCACTGCGGCCATTACAACGGACGTTCAGTCATCAACGTTGACGCATCCTGA
- the hemH gene encoding ferrochelatase, whose protein sequence is MAVSASTRRRGVLIVNLGSPESPSPKDVRRYLRQFLMDPRVLDLPYHQRAFLVYGLILPRHTAKSASHYRSIWTDDGSPLIVHSRKAVAALRERLTMPVALGMRYGHPSIREAVGELLSAPGERVDEILLIPAYPQYAMSSYETALVEARRALRFKRRIRLTVIPPYFEEDRFLDSLVESARPHLKEGFDHLLFSYHNIPARHLHKSDTTGSHCLRDDRCCLIQSDTWRTCYRRQAIRTSELFAARAGVPIERWSIAFQSRFGSDEWLTPETEPEIIRLVNDGVKRLTVICPGFSADCLETIEEIGIHGRQMFLDAGGESFTLIPCLNDHPRWVQTLADWSQEDWPDARK, encoded by the coding sequence ATGGCAGTATCCGCATCCACCCGCCGACGCGGCGTGCTCATCGTCAATCTCGGTTCACCCGAATCGCCATCCCCAAAGGATGTCCGCCGCTACCTGCGTCAGTTCCTGATGGACCCGCGCGTGCTGGACCTGCCGTATCACCAGCGCGCATTCCTCGTCTACGGTCTGATTCTCCCGCGTCACACGGCGAAGTCGGCGTCGCACTACCGCAGCATCTGGACCGACGACGGCTCCCCGCTGATCGTCCACAGCCGCAAGGCAGTCGCCGCACTCAGAGAACGGCTGACGATGCCGGTCGCCCTGGGAATGCGCTACGGCCATCCGTCGATCCGTGAAGCCGTCGGCGAATTGCTGTCCGCGCCCGGAGAGCGAGTCGATGAAATCCTGCTGATCCCCGCGTATCCGCAATACGCGATGTCCAGCTACGAGACAGCGTTGGTCGAAGCCCGAAGAGCACTCAGATTCAAGCGTCGCATCCGCTTGACCGTCATCCCGCCCTACTTCGAAGAAGACCGGTTCCTCGACTCACTGGTCGAGTCCGCCCGCCCGCATCTCAAAGAGGGATTCGATCATCTCCTGTTCAGTTATCACAATATCCCCGCACGACACCTGCACAAAAGCGACACGACCGGTTCCCACTGTCTGAGGGACGATCGTTGCTGTCTGATCCAATCCGATACCTGGCGTACCTGCTATCGCCGGCAGGCCATCCGCACCTCCGAATTGTTCGCGGCGCGGGCGGGAGTGCCGATTGAGCGCTGGTCGATTGCCTTTCAATCCCGATTCGGTTCTGACGAGTGGCTGACTCCCGAGACCGAACCGGAGATCATTCGCTTGGTCAACGACGGTGTCAAACGACTCACCGTGATCTGCCCCGGGTTTTCCGCCGATTGCCTGGAGACAATCGAGGAAATCGGGATCCACGGACGCCAAATGTTTCTCGATGCCGGCGGCGAGTCGTTCACGCTGATCCCATGTCTTAACGATCATCCCCGTTGGGTCCAGACCCTCGCGGATTGGTCGCAAGAGGACTGGCCGGACGCTCGCAAATAG
- a CDS encoding S9 family peptidase, with product MRSLIVFVNVVAAIALSAGASWGYFVDTAYVPDIETFMQIGGNSSLQVSRDGSVRCFSSAMSGVSQAYRLDANGWPVQLTFFTDGISFYALSHDGKWAIVGAAVGGSEQTNLYLLEVATGRIEPVTDLDDVQIASVLWSNDDRHIYYRSNEVNKKDFHAYEMNLATRKVRPVFVQEGYNGPSLITPDDKRLVTFRYNSNVDNELYLVNLADGSVDPLTPHEGNQMFEPGGFSVDMNTLYIVTNANDDGIMRRATLDVGTKQITFLDAASPWEVEGLTLSDDTKTLAWTVNEKGYSRLKLWDLTADRELPLPPLDGLISGVDFAGNDAVSFTFTSAARPPDCWIWNLRTQKLQQLTQAVNAGIDASIFVEPELVTFPSFDGLEISAFLFMPPGAKKGDRVPFIVHCHGGPESQFRPTFIRNFQYFALNGFGLLAVNPRGSSGYGREFQDMDNYKDRHKSVKDYEFATRWIVEQGYAHPDKVGVSGGSYGGYMTLACLTTNPELYAAGVDLVGIANFYTFLKNTADYRRGLRESEYGPMSDSAFLMEISPVSHVDRIAAPLFIIHGENDPRVPVGEARQMAAAIAQRGGIVDTLIFPDEGHGVAKRENILVAYRRIVDFFRQHLTN from the coding sequence ATGAGGAGTTTGATTGTATTTGTCAATGTCGTTGCCGCGATCGCCCTGTCGGCGGGCGCATCGTGGGGATACTTCGTCGATACGGCGTATGTTCCCGACATTGAAACGTTCATGCAGATCGGCGGCAACTCCTCGTTGCAGGTCTCACGCGACGGTTCGGTCCGTTGTTTCAGTTCCGCGATGTCCGGGGTCTCCCAGGCATACCGGCTCGATGCCAACGGCTGGCCGGTGCAGTTGACTTTCTTCACCGATGGCATCTCTTTCTATGCGTTGTCTCACGACGGCAAGTGGGCCATCGTCGGCGCCGCGGTCGGCGGATCGGAGCAGACCAATCTCTACCTGCTTGAAGTGGCGACCGGCCGGATCGAGCCGGTGACCGACTTAGACGATGTCCAGATCGCCAGCGTCCTGTGGTCCAATGACGACCGGCACATCTACTACCGCTCCAACGAGGTCAACAAGAAGGACTTTCATGCCTACGAGATGAACCTGGCGACCCGAAAGGTGCGTCCGGTCTTCGTGCAGGAAGGGTACAACGGCCCGTCGCTGATCACCCCCGATGATAAACGGCTGGTGACCTTTCGCTACAATTCGAATGTCGACAACGAACTCTACCTCGTGAACCTCGCCGATGGTTCGGTCGATCCGCTGACGCCGCACGAGGGCAACCAGATGTTCGAACCCGGCGGTTTCTCGGTTGATATGAATACGTTGTATATCGTCACCAACGCCAACGACGACGGCATCATGCGGCGCGCGACACTGGATGTCGGCACCAAGCAGATCACGTTTCTCGATGCGGCATCGCCGTGGGAAGTCGAAGGGCTGACACTCTCCGACGACACCAAGACCCTGGCCTGGACGGTCAATGAGAAGGGGTACTCGCGTCTCAAGCTCTGGGATCTGACCGCCGACCGCGAACTGCCGTTGCCGCCGCTGGACGGTTTGATTTCCGGCGTCGACTTCGCGGGCAACGACGCGGTGAGTTTCACGTTTACCAGCGCGGCCAGGCCACCCGATTGCTGGATTTGGAACCTCAGGACGCAAAAGCTTCAACAACTGACACAGGCAGTCAATGCCGGGATCGATGCGTCGATCTTTGTCGAGCCGGAGTTGGTGACCTTCCCCAGTTTCGATGGGTTGGAGATCAGCGCGTTTCTCTTCATGCCTCCCGGCGCGAAGAAGGGCGACCGCGTGCCCTTCATCGTCCACTGCCATGGCGGCCCCGAATCGCAGTTTCGGCCGACGTTCATCCGCAACTTCCAGTATTTCGCGCTCAACGGATTCGGGCTTCTCGCGGTCAATCCGCGCGGTTCATCGGGATACGGGCGTGAGTTCCAGGATATGGACAACTACAAGGACCGGCACAAGTCGGTGAAGGATTATGAATTCGCCACCCGGTGGATTGTCGAGCAGGGGTACGCCCATCCCGACAAGGTCGGCGTGTCCGGGGGCTCGTACGGCGGCTACATGACCTTGGCCTGCCTGACGACCAATCCCGAGCTGTACGCGGCCGGAGTCGACTTAGTCGGCATCGCCAATTTTTACACGTTTCTGAAGAACACCGCCGATTACCGGCGCGGCCTGCGGGAGTCCGAGTACGGTCCCATGAGCGACAGCGCGTTCCTGATGGAGATCTCGCCCGTGTCGCACGTCGACAGAATCGCCGCGCCGTTGTTCATCATCCACGGTGAAAACGATCCGCGCGTGCCGGTGGGCGAAGCACGCCAGATGGCGGCGGCGATCGCCCAGCGCGGCGGGATTGTCGACACCTTGATTTTTCCCGATGAGGGGCATGGGGTCGCCAAACGCGAAAACATTCTGGTGGCCTACCGGCGGATCGTGGATTTCTTCAGGCAGCACCTGACCAATTGA
- a CDS encoding metalloregulator ArsR/SmtB family transcription factor: MMTGRKPRDAASGTLDVCTIESFDPKKVSQARAGQLDDAEVERLSSIFSCLGHPTRVKILRALSRTELCVCDLAQVLGATVSAVSHQLRTLRMARLVKFRRAGKMAYYSIDDDHVRAVFASGLDHIRHVDDGII, translated from the coding sequence ATGATGACGGGACGCAAACCCCGTGATGCGGCAAGCGGGACACTCGACGTCTGTACCATTGAGTCGTTCGACCCGAAAAAGGTGTCTCAGGCGCGCGCCGGTCAGCTTGACGACGCCGAAGTGGAGCGACTGTCGTCGATTTTTTCCTGCCTCGGGCATCCGACGCGCGTGAAAATCCTGCGCGCCTTGTCGCGAACGGAACTGTGCGTTTGCGACCTGGCCCAAGTCTTGGGGGCTACGGTATCGGCGGTCTCGCATCAACTGCGGACTTTGCGGATGGCCCGGCTGGTCAAATTCCGACGGGCGGGCAAGATGGCCTATTATTCCATCGACGACGACCATGTCAGGGCGGTCTTCGCCTCGGGTCTCGATCACATTCGTCACGTGGACGACGGGATCATCTAA
- a CDS encoding methyltransferase domain-containing protein → MKKDPAPRRRTLGPVSDLERHLPTDWWRHLFNSVYLKTDGDVIENRDNTRREVEIVIRVADLDRDSRILDLCCGQGRHSIELARRGFHHVTGVDRSRYLIRLARKRARSERLDVRFHEGDARKYRTQGEPYHCVALLGNSFGYFDMESDDAAVLESVRRAAVSNGSLVLDLADGDWVRAHYQPRSWEWIDENHLVCRERSISRDGDRLIAREVVVHAERGMIADQFYAERLYSEERITALLRANGFGDIRNHGPVAAESTRGQDLGMMEHRLILTARTPRRVAIPRPEVGERRSVTVIMGDPRLPDEVKLEEKFNAEDMDTIDRLKRALAELDEYEFTYLDDHETLISDLRHEPPEFVLNLCDEGFGNDPLCELHVPAILELLGIPYTGAGPGCLGLCYDKGLVRTIAASEDIPVPLESYCGPDDTSATLPSTFPALVKPNLGDSSMGITQHAVVNDSGELFEYFTWLREKYGRKAVLVQEYLTGPEYTVAIIGNPGRSIRTLPVLEVDYSGLNPGLPRILSYESKWDPHSPYWTQIKFKEADADAETERRLIDYSNILFERLSCRDYARFDFRCDDEGTPKLLEVNPNPGWCWDGKLNIMAEMGGLRYAELLRLIIEAAHERNGLRPARVHEAEPAPSYG, encoded by the coding sequence ATGAAGAAGGACCCTGCACCACGCAGGCGGACCCTCGGCCCGGTCTCTGATCTGGAACGCCATCTGCCGACAGACTGGTGGCGTCATCTGTTCAACTCGGTCTACCTGAAGACCGACGGCGATGTCATCGAAAACCGTGACAACACGCGGCGCGAAGTCGAAATCGTCATTCGCGTGGCCGATCTCGACAGGGATTCCCGTATCCTCGATCTGTGTTGCGGACAGGGACGGCACTCCATCGAATTGGCGCGCCGAGGATTCCATCACGTCACCGGCGTCGACCGTTCACGCTATCTGATCCGCCTGGCCCGCAAGCGCGCGCGGTCGGAGCGGCTCGATGTCCGCTTTCACGAAGGCGATGCGCGCAAATACCGGACACAGGGGGAGCCGTACCATTGCGTCGCGCTGCTGGGCAATTCGTTCGGCTATTTCGACATGGAAAGCGACGATGCGGCGGTGCTGGAGAGCGTGCGACGCGCCGCCGTTTCCAACGGCAGTCTCGTGCTCGACTTGGCCGACGGCGACTGGGTGCGCGCACACTATCAACCGCGTTCGTGGGAATGGATCGACGAGAATCATCTGGTGTGCCGCGAACGGTCCATCTCCCGCGATGGCGACCGGCTGATCGCGCGCGAGGTGGTCGTGCATGCCGAGCGCGGCATGATCGCCGATCAGTTCTACGCGGAACGGCTCTACTCCGAGGAGCGGATCACCGCGCTCCTGCGCGCCAACGGTTTCGGCGACATTCGCAACCACGGGCCGGTCGCGGCCGAATCGACTCGCGGGCAGGACCTGGGGATGATGGAGCACCGCCTCATCCTGACCGCCCGCACGCCGCGCCGTGTCGCCATCCCACGCCCCGAAGTCGGTGAAAGACGGTCCGTCACTGTGATCATGGGCGATCCCCGGCTGCCCGATGAAGTCAAGCTGGAAGAGAAGTTCAATGCCGAAGACATGGACACGATCGATCGGCTCAAGCGGGCGCTGGCGGAATTGGATGAGTATGAGTTCACCTATCTCGACGATCACGAGACTCTCATCAGCGATCTGCGCCATGAACCGCCGGAATTCGTTCTGAATCTCTGCGACGAGGGATTCGGCAACGATCCGCTGTGCGAACTGCACGTGCCCGCCATCCTCGAATTGCTCGGCATCCCCTACACCGGAGCCGGCCCGGGGTGCCTGGGATTGTGTTATGACAAAGGACTGGTGCGCACGATCGCCGCTTCCGAAGATATTCCCGTCCCGCTGGAATCGTACTGCGGCCCCGATGACACCTCCGCCACGTTGCCGTCGACATTTCCCGCGCTGGTCAAGCCCAACCTCGGTGACAGCAGCATGGGCATTACGCAGCACGCCGTCGTGAACGACTCCGGCGAGTTGTTCGAGTATTTCACCTGGTTGCGGGAGAAGTACGGACGCAAGGCGGTGCTCGTGCAGGAGTACCTGACCGGCCCGGAATACACCGTCGCCATCATCGGCAACCCCGGACGGTCCATTCGGACTCTGCCGGTGCTCGAGGTTGATTATTCGGGTTTGAATCCCGGCTTGCCCCGGATTCTGTCCTACGAATCCAAATGGGATCCCCATTCTCCCTATTGGACACAGATCAAATTCAAAGAGGCCGATGCCGACGCTGAGACCGAACGGCGCCTGATCGATTACTCCAACATACTGTTCGAGCGCCTCTCCTGCCGTGATTATGCTCGTTTTGACTTTCGCTGCGACGACGAGGGCACTCCGAAGTTGCTGGAGGTCAATCCCAATCCGGGATGGTGCTGGGATGGCAAGCTGAACATCATGGCCGAAATGGGCGGCCTGCGATACGCCGAGTTGTTACGGCTCATTATCGAGGCGGCGCACGAACGCAACGGTCTGCGCCCGGCACGGGTGCATGAAGCCGAACCGGCGCCGAGCTACGGTTAA
- a CDS encoding 23S rRNA (pseudouridine(1915)-N(3))-methyltransferase RlmH — translation MTISFIAVGKPKARWVSAALADYERFLRKYTKVEWEWLRPYSRSSKTAAQIRAAEAVAIQSVLRRQVAFTVVCDHRGEAMDSEDFARRWRKGLDSHGGHARIIVGGAWGLEAKLIREADLVWSLGPQTMAHELTLVVAAEQIARAFSILRGDSYHK, via the coding sequence ATGACAATCTCCTTCATTGCCGTCGGAAAGCCGAAGGCCCGCTGGGTGTCGGCCGCGCTCGCCGATTACGAACGCTTTTTGCGGAAATACACGAAAGTCGAATGGGAGTGGCTCCGACCATACTCGCGTTCTTCGAAGACTGCTGCGCAGATTCGCGCTGCCGAAGCTGTCGCAATCCAATCGGTGCTCCGGCGCCAGGTCGCGTTCACGGTCGTGTGCGATCACAGGGGAGAAGCGATGGATTCGGAGGACTTTGCCCGGCGGTGGCGCAAGGGCTTGGATTCACACGGCGGGCATGCACGAATCATCGTGGGCGGCGCGTGGGGGCTGGAAGCGAAACTGATCAGGGAGGCGGACCTGGTCTGGTCGCTGGGGCCGCAGACGATGGCCCACGAACTGACCCTCGTTGTCGCCGCCGAGCAGATCGCCCGCGCATTCTCGATCCTGCGCGGCGACTCCTACCACAAGTAG
- a CDS encoding DUF177 domain-containing protein, translating into MTLRGIPLRFDAVELELSALPDGQTEQDLSEPWEDVLPEGDTYRFDRPVRLQFIASKTQDEVVADGECDCHAVLTCVRCLEETAVEIRQPFRVVVHIVDDAQFEADTGDEDFYLVRRSDPVWNLGDLIRDLLLLSIPVKPLCRTDCAGICPECGANRNTDPCNCRAQRPEGPLADLGRLMEKAGGRQPDD; encoded by the coding sequence TTGACTTTACGGGGTATTCCGCTACGTTTCGACGCCGTGGAATTGGAATTATCAGCACTCCCGGATGGCCAAACCGAGCAAGACCTTTCGGAGCCGTGGGAAGATGTTCTGCCCGAGGGAGATACCTATCGGTTCGACCGCCCGGTCCGGCTCCAGTTCATAGCATCCAAGACCCAGGACGAGGTCGTTGCCGATGGTGAGTGTGACTGCCATGCCGTTTTGACCTGTGTCCGTTGTCTCGAGGAGACGGCAGTCGAGATCAGGCAGCCGTTTCGGGTCGTTGTTCACATCGTCGACGATGCGCAGTTCGAGGCAGACACGGGGGATGAAGATTTCTATCTTGTGCGTCGCAGCGATCCGGTCTGGAATCTGGGAGACCTGATCCGCGACCTGTTGCTGCTGAGCATCCCGGTCAAGCCGCTTTGCCGGACCGATTGCGCCGGAATTTGTCCTGAGTGCGGCGCGAACCGAAACACCGACCCGTGCAATTGCCGCGCACAGAGACCGGAGGGACCGTTGGCCGATCTGGGACGCCTGATGGAAAAAGCGGGTGGACGGCAACCCGACGATTGA